The DNA window GAAAAATGGGTTAGCCTGTTCGATGGCAAAACGCTGAACGGCTGGAAAGCCGCCGAAAATCCGGCAACGTTCAGCGTGCAGGACGGGGCTATTGTTGTAGCCGGGCCACGGGCGCATCTGTTCTACGAAGGGCCGGTGAATAACCACGATTTCAAAAATTTCGAGTGGAAAGCCGACGTCAAAACCATGCCCGGCTCCAACTCCGGCATGTTTATTCACACGGCCTATCAGGAAACCGGCTGGCCCAAACAGGGGTACGAGATTCAGGTCAACCAGACGCACACGGACTGGCGCAAAACGGGCAGCGTTTACGGGCTACAGGATGTGAAGGAAACGTTTGTGAAGGATGGCGAATGGTACAACGAGCGAATCGTCGTGCGGGGCAAGACCATCCAGATTCTGATTAACGACAAGGTCATCAACACCTACACCGAACCCGAAACCACGGACAAAGCCGCCAACGGGACCATTGCCTTACAGGGCCACGACCCCAAAAGCACGGTTTATTACAAGAACATCCAAATTATGCCCCTCCCGAATTAGGTATAGACAGGATTATGAGATTCTAGGAGAAAAAGAAAAATCCTGTTAATCCCATAATCCTGTCCATAAAAAAACGGAATGGCGGCTGGGCGGTTATGCTAGTGTCACCTGACTAATCAGCATATGCACAGCGAACGGGAAAAGAAATTACTTACGAAGTTTTGGGTAAAGGGCGGTGTCGGTGCGATGTTCGTGGGCAGCGGCATATCCGTCGTACTGCACGGCTGGGGCCTCCGGCAGGCCAGCGAAGACAACTGGTTTTGGGTCAGCACGGGGGGCTTCTCCCTGATTATGACCGGCCTGCGGCTGATTGGCGACGCTAACCGCCACCGAACAATGGTCGACGTGCTGCGTGAACTGGACCAGCGAAAAAGTCCTGACCAACCCTGATCAAGACCAGCCCGATCAGTCGAGGTCGATGGGTGAATTATCAATGACCGTCTTGTAAAAAACACCCGCCAGAATTGCGCCCAGGATAGGAGCGACCCAGAACAGCCAAAGCTGCCCGATTGCCCAGCCGCCCGCAAACAAAGCCTGACTGGTACTGCGGGCCGGATTGACCGAGGTGTTGGTAACAGGAATACTGATCAGGTGAATCAGTGCCAGCGACAACCCGATCGCCAAACCCGCCAGTTCGCGGGGCGATTTTTTGTGCGTCGAGCCGAGGATAATGATGATAAAGAAAAAAGTCATGACGACCTCCGTTACAAAAGCCGACAGCAGCGAATAACCACCCGGCGAGTGATCGCCGTAGCCGTTAGCGGCAAAGTCGCCCAGCACGAAACCCGGCTTACCGCTGGCAATAACATACAGGATACCCGCCCCCGCCAGCCCGCCCAACACCTGCGCAACGATATAGGGTAACACCATCGCCCGGCTGAAGTTACCGCCCACGGTCAGACCGATGGTGACAGCCGGGTTGAAATGACCACCGGAATCCGGCCGACGGCATAGGCCATCGTGACAACCGTCAGACCAAAAGAGAGCGACACACCGACGAAGCCAAGGCCCAGTTCGGGGTACGCAGCGGCCAGCACGGCACTGCCGCATCCACCCAGTACCAACCACAAAGTTCCGATAAATTCAGCAGCCAGTTTGCTACTCGTTGTCATGTCAGTTGTCAGTTAGGTATGCCGTACGAAAGTGACAATAATCGACTATTCGGTTACGGTAATCGACAAACTGGCTATGTAAACGAATTGTTTGGCAGAGGCCACAAACGTCAAACAGGCGTCAATCATTTACCACTGGTAAACGATTGACGCCTGTTTGGGTACGTAGATTACTTGTTCTTTTTGGGTGGTTTTGCGTCACCCTTTTTCTCTTTTTTGGGCTCGGAACTGTCAGCCTGTTTGGCTTCTTTTTCTGGCTTCCCGGCCGGAGCTGGTTTCTCTTTCAGCTCTTTTTCGGGTTTGGGAGCCTTTTCTGCTTTTGGCGCTGGCTTCTCTGGTTTCGGCTCGGGCTTTTCCGGTTTCGGACCCGGCTCACCAATCGACCCGCGCACAAACGTACCCCAGGTCAGGTTGTCTTTGCCTCTGGTCGCTTTCTTCGCCCGGTCGATGGCCATGTTGGCGGCCGCTTCAACAACCCAGTCGAAATTTTCCTGACCCACCGAATGTACGTCGGCATCGGGGGCGGGGTTACAGAAGTCGATAGCGATGGGGATACCGTCGCGCACGGCAAACTCGACCGTGTTGAAATCGTAGCCCAGACCGTGGTTCAGCTTCAGCACATAGTCCTGCATCGTTGCCAGCAGCTTCTTACCCGCGTCGCCGGTCGTTTTCATCTCCGATGCATAGCGCAGATGATGTGGGTTGCGTGGTTCGTACGACATGATACGGACATCTTTCCCGCCGATGCAGTAGCAACGGAAATAATCGGTAAAGTCGATGGCTTCCTGGTATAGCATCACCAGCTGCCCCGTCTCGTCGTAGGCCCGAAACATCTGCTCCGGATTGTCGACTTTATACACGCTTTTCCAGCCGCCCCCGGAGTGCGGTTTCATGAACGCCGGGAAGCCGATGTGGTTAAAAATACCGTCCCAGTTCATGTTGTCGAGGTTGCGAAACGAGTTGTGGTTCGTATCGTCGGGCCGTTCCTTCGAGGGGAGCAGAATCGTTTTCGGAACAGGCACACCCAACTGAACGGCCAGCGCATTATTGAAAAACTTTTCGTCGGCACTCCACCAGAATGGATTGTTTACAACGGCGGTACCGGTAAGGGCTGCGTTTTTCAGGAATGCTTTGTAGAACGGCACATCCTGCGAAATCCGGTCGATGATCACCGCGTAGTCGGTTGGTACGCTCTGTTCGACCTGTTCGATCCGGACAAACTCGGCCGGAAAGTCGCTCTGCTTTTCGTTGACGCGGTCGACAAAGGCCTGCGGGAACGTGTTTTCCTGGCCGAATAGGATGCCGATTTTTCGTTTATCGCTCATAATCAGGTAGTTGATGTTAGATGGTATGCTGCTGTGCAACGAAGGATGAATAGGGGCGCGTTGTTACGCTGTGACGGGCCAAAGTTGCACCGCTGTCCGTAAAAACCCAAACTACCCCCGGAGGTTTACATAATCCGTAATAAGACCGTTTACAACAGTCATAGTGCGGCAGTGGAATTCATCACCGGTGCTGGTAAAAAAAGGGGAGGGTGTAGTAATACAGACGGTGACGTGCCTATTTCGTGCTGAAAACACGTCAACCTGTGAATTGTCGGCCGTTTTTCAGCCGATATCCGTGACTATCGAGTAGACAAAAAATGAAGCAGATTTTTTCAATCCTGTTCCTTGCTCTTTGTGCAGCTACGGTATGTGGTCAGACGCTAGCACCGAAAAAATCAGCATCCAGGCCGTTTGTGCTCGGTCAGATAGACGAGATTGTGTCCAAAGAATTGAATGAAAAAAGGAAACTGAACATCTATTTGCCCGAAGGCTACAACGAGAAAGACACCGTAACCTATCCGGTTATTTACCTGCTCGATGGTTCGGCCGACGAAGACTTCATTCACATAGTCGGGCTCGTGCAATTCAATAGTTTCGAGTGGGTCGACCGGGTGCCAAAATCAATCGTGGTGGGCATCGCAACGGTCGACAGGCGGAGGGACTTCACGTTTCCCACAACTATTGAACGCGATAAAAAGGCGTATCCGACGACCGGGCACTCCGATCGGTTTATCTCGTT is part of the Spirosoma rhododendri genome and encodes:
- a CDS encoding 3-keto-disaccharide hydrolase; amino-acid sequence: MLKRTLLLAIGLTGLLAMPAYKSASRAEKWVSLFDGKTLNGWKAAENPATFSVQDGAIVVAGPRAHLFYEGPVNNHDFKNFEWKADVKTMPGSNSGMFIHTAYQETGWPKQGYEIQVNQTHTDWRKTGSVYGLQDVKETFVKDGEWYNERIVVRGKTIQILINDKVINTYTEPETTDKAANGTIALQGHDPKSTVYYKNIQIMPLPN
- a CDS encoding ATP-grasp domain-containing protein, which translates into the protein MSDKRKIGILFGQENTFPQAFVDRVNEKQSDFPAEFVRIEQVEQSVPTDYAVIIDRISQDVPFYKAFLKNAALTGTAVVNNPFWWSADEKFFNNALAVQLGVPVPKTILLPSKERPDDTNHNSFRNLDNMNWDGIFNHIGFPAFMKPHSGGGWKSVYKVDNPEQMFRAYDETGQLVMLYQEAIDFTDYFRCYCIGGKDVRIMSYEPRNPHHLRYASEMKTTGDAGKKLLATMQDYVLKLNHGLGYDFNTVEFAVRDGIPIAIDFCNPAPDADVHSVGQENFDWVVEAAANMAIDRAKKATRGKDNLTWGTFVRGSIGEPGPKPEKPEPKPEKPAPKAEKAPKPEKELKEKPAPAGKPEKEAKQADSSEPKKEKKGDAKPPKKNK